Proteins encoded in a region of the Spiroplasma endosymbiont of Amphimallon solstitiale genome:
- a CDS encoding NAD(+)/NADH kinase → MKNYKFTIIANKYENSQSLAKELRAKLLALKALEDTSFPDIVFIIGGDGTFLKAVHDYNNILNTVKFVSFKCGNLGFYENFLNTEVDKVLMWIDKNDNNLIVNKFSLLEVNINNKILYAINEVKFVNLTTTLSCQVLINNQLFENFRGSGLVIATRTGSTGLMKSLGGAVLISNHNLMQFHEIAPVANNSYRSLNSPLILDENHEITLKNIQKDSKLSDFGKLIVDTFNFNDKLNDKVTIKLSKLTLQVLEYRLNHYSLLAKVKKAFIQED, encoded by the coding sequence ATGAAAAATTATAAATTTACAATTATTGCTAATAAATATGAGAATTCTCAATCATTAGCTAAGGAATTAAGGGCCAAGTTATTGGCCCTTAAAGCACTTGAAGATACTTCTTTTCCAGATATTGTTTTTATTATTGGTGGTGATGGAACATTTTTAAAAGCTGTTCATGATTATAATAATATACTCAATACTGTTAAGTTTGTTAGTTTTAAATGTGGTAATCTTGGTTTTTATGAAAATTTTTTAAACACAGAAGTTGACAAAGTATTAATGTGAATTGATAAAAATGATAATAATTTAATAGTAAATAAATTTTCATTATTAGAAGTAAATATTAATAATAAGATTTTATATGCTATTAATGAAGTTAAATTTGTTAATTTAACAACAACTCTTTCATGTCAAGTGTTAATTAATAATCAATTATTTGAAAACTTTCGTGGTTCTGGTTTAGTTATTGCAACAAGAACTGGTTCGACGGGTTTAATGAAATCACTTGGTGGTGCTGTTTTAATTTCAAATCATAACTTAATGCAATTTCATGAAATTGCTCCAGTAGCTAATAATAGTTATCGCAGTTTAAATTCACCACTAATTTTGGATGAAAATCATGAAATTACTTTGAAAAATATTCAAAAAGATAGTAAATTGAGCGATTTTGGAAAATTAATTGTTGATACTTTTAATTTTAATGATAAACTAAATGATAAGGTAACAATTAAATTATCAAAATTAACGTTACAAGTTTTAGAATATCGACTTAATCATTATTCTTTACTTGCTAAAGTAAAAAAAGCTTTTATTCAAGAAGATTAA
- a CDS encoding Spx/MgsR family RNA polymerase-binding regulatory protein: MIKIYVSPSCLSSKKVIQFFDKHKIPYIKRNIIHNPLTDTEIKLLLRFVPNGVGDIISTRAKFIKTHAINIEKLTMLQVFDLIKTSPTVLKRPIIVQENKQRIQIGYNEDEIELFLRGSIENEFEDSCEIF, encoded by the coding sequence ATGATTAAAATATATGTTTCGCCAAGTTGTTTGTCTTCAAAAAAAGTTATTCAATTTTTTGATAAACATAAAATTCCATATATTAAACGTAATATTATCCATAATCCATTGACCGATACTGAAATTAAATTATTATTAAGATTTGTACCAAATGGTGTTGGTGATATTATTTCAACAAGAGCAAAGTTTATTAAAACACATGCTATTAATATTGAAAAGTTAACAATGTTACAAGTTTTTGATTTAATTAAAACTTCACCAACTGTTTTAAAACGTCCAATTATTGTTCAAGAAAATAAACAACGTATTCAAATTGGTTATAATGAAGATGAGATTGAATTATTTTTACGTGGTTCTATTGAAAACGAATTTGAAGATTCTTGTGAAATATTTTAA